CTGAAAGATACTATGAaatcttacaaaacaaaattataaaaaagcTTTATGTCTGGTCTTTTTTCAATGTTATTGTTACCAAAAGAATATTAGCCCCTCTCATACACatgtaatattaatatacatGTGCCATTGTGGGGGTTTTGTATGTTTAAAACGACTACGTAGTTGGGAAAAGGGATAGTTAATATTTAACCAATAAATATCATAGAGAGATGAGTGAATGTACCTTGAAGTTTATTCTGCCAAGTACAAATTCACAAAGCAGTGgtcccattttatttttgtaccatTATTACCTATGACCATTGGCAGAGGTACGAGCATGGTAGTGTAGATTGATTATTTGGATAGTGTATTTTAATAAAGTATATTTGCCTGTAGATAGCTCAGAGATCTTTACATTTTCTACAAAGCACCCCCTACTGGACATTACTGAATGATAACATTTCAATCCCATTTCAAAAAACTGTGATCAATCATTATCATTTGAGAAAAGgcatataaaaataatgaaagaaccaagtgaattattttgtattattgtaataaaGTAAAACCTAAGGAACATGTCCTCTTGGTAATGGGTTGTTTGCTCCAGAACATCAGTGTCTTTTATCAGAATGAAACTTGAAAACACTGGGATAATCTTCAATTCATAACAGCaaatgcattaataaaacaaacaaacaaaaaaaaaaaaacaccaaaataaaACTTGTTTCAGTTTATCATTTACAGTAAACTAGAAGGCTGCAAATATCTACAGTTGGAAGCAGGAatggaaaatataaatacaaaaaaaattaaaagcaacTTTGCCCATAGTGCATATTATAATAGGGGGGTAAAGAAACCCTTATCTTCTTCACAGTGCATCTCCCCTTAACTCATAGGTAAAGCAGCTTGACACTCCCACCCCCCCGGGACGCACTTGTGCACCATAAGGATATACTTGGATTTGGCATTCCTCCCAGAAAAATCCAGGTGATCTCGAAAGAAAAATAAGCATTACAGGAACCCTTCAGTGTCTTAATCGACCAGGTCTTAAAATCTCaagatattaaatatattaaagttTCACATGtgcaaaaaaagtaataaacacCCCCCAAGAGAACACCACTATCAAGAATTCTGACATCACACACTTAATTCTACTTTCCAAGACAAGGTTTAAAGTCAAAAGCACAAAGGAAGTAAACCAGTATCAGAAATCTTTGTCTcccatattaaaaaaacaatatatctgGGGGTCGAAGGGTGTCATCAACTTATCATGAATGTTAATAAAGCAAagtgtttttgattttgtttttaaacttctcATATAACTGAGATTTGTTTCAGTCCTAGTGACTATGGaggattaacaaaatatgatttCCCTGTTGCCTTTCTAAGTCTGTGTCCTGGAGACCAGGTAGTAAAGTAAGAAAAAAACCAAGACCAGTCCAATTGAAACGTAGCACAGTATTTTCCGGTTGTCCCTTCCAGATCGAACCATCGTAGAGAACCTCTTCACACTTCCGGTCAGGAGGCCCGTGGCACTCAAAAAGTTTGAATCCTTGGGAAACACACAGTTCAAGTTCAAATAATTttagcaataacatataaagaTCATGTAGAAATAGCTTTCTACATGTATACATCTTCCTACAATTAC
The genomic region above belongs to Amia ocellicauda isolate fAmiCal2 chromosome 4, fAmiCal2.hap1, whole genome shotgun sequence and contains:
- the bet1l gene encoding BET1-like protein, which gives rise to MADWNRGHGSGAVDEMLDAENKLLTENLATKVSRLKSLAFDIDKDAEEQNSYLDGMDSNFLSATGLLTGSVKRFSTMVRSGRDNRKILCYVSIGLVLVFFLLYYLVSRTQT